In the genome of Virgibacillus doumboii, the window ATAACCGCCAGCCAGTGATCCGATTGGCATGGCAATAACAGTCATACTTCTTTGAACCGAACTGATCCGACCCAGCAGTTTATTTGGGATAACCGTTTGCATTACCGCACTGAAAATAACGTTTGTTCCGCCAATTGGTATCCATGCAATTCCATATAAAATAATGGCAATATACGTCCATGGCAATGTAGCTGACAGTACCCAGCAAACGGAACCAATCAAAAATGAGAAAATGGAAAACGATCCAACGCGAAATTTTCCCATCCAGCCGGCAAATAGTGCCCCAATTAATCCACCCGTAGACATAGCGGCTAAATAGAAACCGTAAATTTCCGAACCGCCATGGTCCGCACCAAAGGCCGGCAGAATAGCCAGTGCTGCCCCGATAGCAAAGTTAGCCGTAATGGAGCCGATTAAAAATACTGCCATTAATGAACGAAACACAATGGAAAAACCTTCTTTAAGCTCACCGAAATAGTTTGCCATAACAACCTTGAAGCTTTTTTTCGCAGTCTGTGTTGCTCTTTCTTTTACATGCGGAAGTTTCAACAAGCTGAAAAGAATAGCCGCAACGGCAAATGTAAGCGAGTCAACAAGATAAAGCGTTATTGCTCCCATAAAAGCAACCAGGATACCTGATACAGCATTAAAAACCAGGTCGATTCCCTGATAAGCAAATGAAAAATATGAGTTTCCTTTTATCAGTTCTTCTTTTGTTAAAATGGCTGGCAATGCTTTTGTCTGGGAAGGATATGCAAATTGTTCAATAAAAGAAACAACAGGCATTACAATTAAAACAAGCTGGACGGATAATACATCAAGAAAAGAGGCAGCTGGAATGATTAGTATTAGTACAGCCTGCGATACCTGAGTAATAATTAGTGTTCTTTTGATTGGCCACCGATCGACAAACGGACCCGCAATAAACTGCAGTGCAGATGGCAGCAGCGTCAAGAAACCTGCCAAACCAGTATAAAACGCATTACCTCCAAGGCTGAAAACAAGCCACATAGCTGCTACATAATAAATACTGTCCCCGACGTTTG includes:
- a CDS encoding MFS transporter codes for the protein MGILKNNDFLYLFLGRIVTNVGDSIYYVAAMWLVFSLGGNAFYTGLAGFLTLLPSALQFIAGPFVDRWPIKRTLIITQVSQAVLILIIPAASFLDVLSVQLVLIVMPVVSFIEQFAYPSQTKALPAILTKEELIKGNSYFSFAYQGIDLVFNAVSGILVAFMGAITLYLVDSLTFAVAAILFSLLKLPHVKERATQTAKKSFKVVMANYFGELKEGFSIVFRSLMAVFLIGSITANFAIGAALAILPAFGADHGGSEIYGFYLAAMSTGGLIGALFAGWMGKFRVGSFSIFSFLIGSVCWVLSATLPWTYIAIILYGIAWIPIGGTNVIFSAVMQTVIPNKLLGRISSVQRSMTVIAMPIGSLAGGYFATITSSTLIFAISGLGLAFVSIVWMLHPRLRNLPKADEMTSELFGLSFAEEKRGLNQE